One window from the genome of Cricetulus griseus strain 17A/GY chromosome 2, alternate assembly CriGri-PICRH-1.0, whole genome shotgun sequence encodes:
- the Zc2hc1a gene encoding zinc finger C2HC domain-containing protein 1A isoform X2, which translates to MEGQEENGSVVQVGELLPCKICGRTFFPLALKKHGPICQKTATKKRKTFDSSRQRAEGTDIPTVKPLKPRPEPPKKPSNWRRKHEEFIATIRAAKGLDQALKEGGKLPPPPPPSYDPDYIQCPYCQRRFNENAADRHINFCKEQAARISNKGKFSTESKGKQASRPQYKPSPLKKSSSPGTTSSGSSRLPQPSTTSKTVVGVPSGKASSINSSLGNKLQTLSPSHKAIAAPQAGANIKSRNTTPPSLARNSVSGVFTNKRKTFTDSYAARPDGDYTSSINGGNIKGIEGHSSVHLPKFCHECGTKYPVEWAKFCCECGIRRMIL; encoded by the exons aaaatgGAAGTGTTGTCCAGGTTGGAGAATTGTTGCCCTGTAAGATCTGTGGAAGAACATTCTTTCCATTAGCACTG AAAAAACATGGACCCATTTGCCAGAAAACTGCCACTAAAAAAAGGAAGACTTTTGATTCAAGCAGGCAAAGAGCTGAAGGAACTGATATCCCCACAGTCAAACCTCTTAAACCCAGG cCAGAACCACCAAAGAAACCATCTAATTGGAGAAGAAAGCATGAGGAATTCATTGCCACCATAAGAGCAGCAAAAGGCCTTGATCAGGCACTTAAAGAGGGTGGCAaacttcctccccctcctccgcCTTCTTATGACCCTG ATTACATTCAGTGTCCGTATTGCCAGAGGAGATTCAATGAAAATGCAGCAGATAGACATATAAACTTTTGTAAAGAACAAGCAGCTCGTATTAGTAATAAGGGCAAATTCTCTACTGAGTCCAAAGGAAAGCAGGCTTCTCGGCCACAG TATAAGCCATCTCCGCTTAAAAAATCCAGTTCTCCTGGAACTACATCATCAGGATCTTCCCGACTACCACAACCAAGTACTACTAGCAAAACTGTTGTAG GTGTGCCTTCGGGTAAAGCATCTTCAATTAACAGTTCTTTGGGAAACAAACTTCAGACCTTATCTCCTTCTCATAAAGCAATAGCAGCCCCTCAGGCAGG AGCTAACATCAAATCTCGAAATACTACACCGCCAAGCTTGGCAAGAAATTCTGTGTCAGGTGTGTttaccaacaaaagaaaaacttttactGACAGTTACGCTGCCAG GCCAGATGGAGACTATACATCTTCAATTAATGGTGGAAACATTAAAGGCATTGAGGGACATTCATCTGTTCACTTACCAAAATTCTGCCATGAGTGTGGGACAAAATACCCTGTTGAATGGGCAAAGTTCTGCTGTGAATGTGGCATTCGAAGAATGATTCTGTGA
- the Zc2hc1a gene encoding zinc finger C2HC domain-containing protein 1A isoform X3 encodes MEGQEENGSVVQVGELLPCKICGRTFFPLALKKHGPICQKTATKKRKTFDSSRQRAEGTDIPTVKPLKPRPEPPKKPSNWRRKHEEFIATIRAAKGLDQALKEGGKLPPPPPPSYDPDYIQCPYCQRRFNENAADRHINFCKEQAARISNKGKFSTESKGKQASRPQYKPSPLKKSSSPGTTSSGSSRLPQPSTTSKTVVGVPSGKASSINSSLGNKLQTLSPSHKAIAAPQAGKMGKLGPPLRTGRHVKRLYDSDTKSDSAFKRHELLPIYKANIKSRNTTPPSLARNSVSGVFTNKRKTFTDSYAARPDGDYTSSINGGNIKGIEGHSSVHLPKFCHECGTKYPVEWAKFCCECGIRRMIL; translated from the exons aaaatgGAAGTGTTGTCCAGGTTGGAGAATTGTTGCCCTGTAAGATCTGTGGAAGAACATTCTTTCCATTAGCACTG AAAAAACATGGACCCATTTGCCAGAAAACTGCCACTAAAAAAAGGAAGACTTTTGATTCAAGCAGGCAAAGAGCTGAAGGAACTGATATCCCCACAGTCAAACCTCTTAAACCCAGG cCAGAACCACCAAAGAAACCATCTAATTGGAGAAGAAAGCATGAGGAATTCATTGCCACCATAAGAGCAGCAAAAGGCCTTGATCAGGCACTTAAAGAGGGTGGCAaacttcctccccctcctccgcCTTCTTATGACCCTG ATTACATTCAGTGTCCGTATTGCCAGAGGAGATTCAATGAAAATGCAGCAGATAGACATATAAACTTTTGTAAAGAACAAGCAGCTCGTATTAGTAATAAGGGCAAATTCTCTACTGAGTCCAAAGGAAAGCAGGCTTCTCGGCCACAG TATAAGCCATCTCCGCTTAAAAAATCCAGTTCTCCTGGAACTACATCATCAGGATCTTCCCGACTACCACAACCAAGTACTACTAGCAAAACTGTTGTAG GTGTGCCTTCGGGTAAAGCATCTTCAATTAACAGTTCTTTGGGAAACAAACTTCAGACCTTATCTCCTTCTCATAAAGCAATAGCAGCCCCTCAGGCAGG tAAGATGGGCAAGTTAGGCCCTCCACTTCGAACTGGAAGACATGTGAAAAGGTTGTATGACAGTGATACAAAGTCAGACAGTGCCTTCAAAAGACATGAGTTATTACCCATTTACAA AGCTAACATCAAATCTCGAAATACTACACCGCCAAGCTTGGCAAGAAATTCTGTGTCAGGTGTGTttaccaacaaaagaaaaacttttactGACAGTTACGCTGCCAG GCCAGATGGAGACTATACATCTTCAATTAATGGTGGAAACATTAAAGGCATTGAGGGACATTCATCTGTTCACTTACCAAAATTCTGCCATGAGTGTGGGACAAAATACCCTGTTGAATGGGCAAAGTTCTGCTGTGAATGTGGCATTCGAAGAATGATTCTGTGA